The following nucleotide sequence is from Micromonospora sp. WMMD1120.
CGGGGCACCCGGGAGAGCCCGGCGTCCACCACGACCCGTACCCCCGGCACGGTCAGGCTGGTCTCGGCCAGCGCGGTGGCCAGCACCACCCGCCGGGTGTCGGCGCGACGCAGGGCGGCGTCCTGCTCCGCGCCACGCTGCCGGCCGTGCAACGGCAGCACCGCCACCGTGCCCCGGAGGTCGCCCAGCCGGCCGGCGACCGCCGCGATCTCGCCGGCCCCGGGCAGGAAGACCAACACGTCGCCGTCCTGCTCGCGCAGCGCGCGCCAGACCGTGGCGGCCACGTGGTCGAGCAGGGCCCGGTCCACCGGCCCCGCCCCCGGCGGGGCGATCGGGCGCGCCGGCGGCGCCCAGATCCGCCGTACCGGGTGCAGCGCCGAGTCGGCCCGCACCACCGGCGCCGGGGTGTCTCCGCCGAGCAGCGCGGCGAACCGGTCGGTGTCCGGGGTCGCCGACATGGCGAGCAGCCACAGGTCCGGCCGGAGGGTGGCGCGCGCCTCCACGGCGAAGGCCAGCGCGAGGTCGGCGTCGAGCTGGCGTTCGTGGCACTCGTCGAGCAAAACCGCGCCGGTGCCGGGCAGCTCCGGGTCGTGGTGCAGGCGGCGGACCAGCAGGCCGGTGGTGACCACCTCGATCCGGGTGGCCGGGCCGACCCGGCGCTCGCCGCGGACCGCGTAGCCGACGCGCTCGCCGACCCGTTCGCCGAGCAGTTCGGCCATGCGTCGTGCGGCGGCGCGGGCCGCCACCCGCCGGGGCTGGGCGATCACCACCCGACCGGTCACCCGTTCGGCCACGGCCAGCGGCGCGAGGGTGGTCTTCCCGGTGCCCGGCGGGGCCACCAGGACGCCCGCGCCGGCCGTGTCGAGCGCCGCGAGCAGCGCCGGCAGCACCGGACGTACCGGCAGGTCGACTGTCACCTCGGAGAGCACGGCCCAGTCTCGCACCGGCGCGTCGGGTGGCCGGCCGGGGCCGCACGTGACGGTGCGGGCACGGCAGCGGGGCCGGGTCAACCGACCCGGCCCCGCCGTCGTCAACTGCTCAGTAGGTGCCGTCGAGCTGACCGCGCAGCTTGGTCAGGGCCCGGGTCAGCAGCCGCGAGACGTGCATCTGGGACACACCGATCTGCTCGGCGATCTGCGACTGGGTCAGGTTGCCGTAGAAGCGCAGCGTGAGGATCTTCTGCTCGCGCTCGTCGAGGGTGGCCAACGCCGGGCCGAGGGCGACCCGCAGCTCGGCCAGCTCGAACTCGGTGTCCTCCCCGCCGAGCATGTCGCCCAGCTCGGTGGCGCGCTCGCCGTCGCCGGTCGGGGTGGACAGCGACACCGCGTTGTAGGCGCGGGCGCCCTCCAGCCCCTCCAGCACCTCTTCCTCGGTGAGCTTGAGGTGGGCGGCGATGTCGGCGACCGTCGGCGAGCGGCCGAGGGTCTGCAACAGCGAGCTGTTGGCGTCGGAGATGGCCAGCCGCAGCTCCTGGAGCCGGCGGGGGACGCGGATGTCCCAGGTGCGGTCGCGGAAGTGCCGCTTGAGCTCACCGATGATGGTCGGGATGGCGTAGCCGGCGAAGTCGACGCCGCGCGTCGGGTCGAACTTGTCGATCGCCTTGATCAGGCCGATCGCCGCGGTCTGGGCGAGGTCGTCGTTGGGCTCGCCGCGTCCGCTGTAGCGGTGGGCCAGGTGGTTGGCCAGCGGCAGCCAGGCCTCGATCGCCCGGTCCCGCAGGGCGGCCCGCGAGGGGTGGTTGGCCGGCAGCGCGGCCATGGCGTTGAGTAGGTCGGCGGCGCTGTCGGTGAGCGCGCGCGGGTCGAGCTTGGTGCTGGCCTTGACAGCGGTGCCCGACTGCTCGGTGATCGTTGGCGCGGTCATGGTGGTCCTCCCTGCACCTCGTCCGCGAACAAAAAGACGTGACGCTTTGGTTTAGCTTCCAATGGGCCGTTCGGGAGTCACCTTAACCTGATCGGCTCCCGGAAATCTAGCCGAAAGGTTGATGTACTTAAGGTGTGTTGAGTCATAAATCCGGCATAAAAGACGGAAGTCGCGGCGGCTGTGAGGTTCCTTACCCGTTTTTTGGCCGCCATTCGCCCAACCGATCGTCCACCCCCGGTGAGCCGGTCGGCCTGGCGACCGGGTTGAGCGGTCAACAGGGAATCCGACATCCGGCGGCAGTGTCGACTATCCGTCGTTGTTCCGCTGGTGGGACCGGCCGTAGCGTCGCGTGTACACATCCGGTTCGGAGGCACCGTGCTCGATCCAGCCGCTCCCCAGCTCGTCGTGAACAGTCGCACCCTCTATTTCAGCTGGCTGCCGGCGGACCCCGACGCGGTCGCCGCCCTGGTCCCCGCAGGGCTGTGCGTGCGCCCCGACCGTCAGGTGTTCCTCAACCAGTACGTCGTCGACGACGAGACGCAGACCTCCGGCTTCGGCGCGTACTCGCTCACCTACCTCGGCGTCTCACTGCTGGGTGTGGACGCGCCCGGGGGCCTCAACCCGGGCGGCTGGTGGACCCATTACGTGGCCTCCAGCCGGCGGGTCCGGGAGTACGCTGCCGCGCGCGGCGCCCCGGTGCACGCCGGCCGTACCCGGATCGTCGTGCACGGCGACTGCCTGGTGGCCGAGACGGAGATCGACGGGACGCCGTTGATCCGGGCCCGGTGCCGGGTGGGGGAGACCGGGCACGTCATCAGCAGCGGCCACCACCGCTACTTCACCCGCCGCGACGACCAACTGCTCAGCTCGGCGTACCCCTTCGTCGCGGAGCCGGTCGCCCCGTTCGAGATCGAGTCGGTGGAGTTCCTCCAGCCCGGCCACCCGATCTACGACCTGCGTCCGGCCAACCCGCTGACCATCGGCTTCGGCTACTACTCGCCACGCTCCTCGTTCGCCTACCCCGGCGGGCTGAGCGTGCACCCGGTGGCCGCGCCGGAGCCGGCCCGACCGGTTCACCAGGTGCCGGCCAGCCTCGCGCGCAGCGGCCTGCCGTCCGGGTCGTAGACCAGGCGGTACACCGGCAGGGCCCAGCTCCGGGTGTACCACGGCAGCCGGTCCGGGCGGTGTGGGCGCAGTCGTCCGGGCGGTCGTTCACCCACCTGACCGTCGTCGTACCACCGCTGGAGCGCGTCGGCGGCGGCCGTGATCGCCGCGACGGCGTCCGCCGGGTCCAGCAGGTCGGCGTCGTCCCCGCCGTCCGGGTCCCGGTCCAGGTGCTCGCGCCAGAGACGCAGCCGCAGGTCCCGGGCGAAGACCCGGGCGCCGTCGCCCTGGCCGGCGGGATCGGCGGGCGCCCGCTGGTCGCGGGTGTCGTCGAGCACCGCGCAGGACAACTCGCTGTCGTGCGTCCAGGACCGGCGGTTGAAGTTGTCGCTGCCCACACTGGCCCACACGTCGTCGACCACGCACACCTTCGCGTGCACGTAGACCGGGCCGCCGGCGTGGTTCTCCACGTCGAACACGTGCACCCGGTCCGGCGCGGCCCGTTCACACAGCGACAGCGCCTGCTCGCGCCCGACCATGTTCGGCGGCAGCGCCAGCCTGCCGTCCACGTCCGGGTGCCGGGGCACGACGGCGACCAGGTGCAGGTCCGGGTTGTCCCGCAGCGCGTGCGCGAAGAGGTCGGCCACCTCCGCCGACCACAGGTACTGGTCCTCCAGGTAGATCAGCCGTCGGGCGCGGCGTACCGCCTTGGTGTAGCCCCGGGCGACGGTCCGCTCCCCGTTCGGCGCGAACGGGTAACGGGGGCGCACGGCGGGGTAGGTGCGCAGCACCTGGATCTGGTGCGGGCCGCAGGGCGGCGGATCGGCCGGCTGCGCGGGCAGCGGGTCCGGACGCAGGTCGGAGCCGCGCAGCCGGTCCCGCAGGTAGGCCATCGGGTTCTCCGAGTCCAGCGGCATCGGGTCGGTCCAGCGCTCCCGGAACAGCGTGTCCAACGCGCCGACCACCGGACCGCGCACCGCGAGCTGCACGTCGTGCCAGGGCGGGTTCGGCCCGTACCTCGCCGACATCTGCACCGGTTGCGGGTCACCGTGGTGCTCGGCGTCGTCGCGGCGGCTGTGGCACAGGTCGATACCGCCGGCGAAGGCGACGTCCCGCTCCGGCGCGCCCGGGTGTCGCAGCACCACGAGTTTCTGGTGGTGTGACCCGCCACGGCGGACCCGCTGGTCGAGCAGCACCTCGCCGCCGGCCGCGGAGATGGCCTCGCTGAGGTCGCGGTTCTCCGCCTCGCTGTACGCGAGTACGTCGAGGTGGGAGCGCCAGATCAGGCCCTTGACCACCACCCCGCGCTGGGCGGCCCGGGCGAAGAGCTGGGCCACCGTCGGTCCGTCCGGGCGCAGGCGCTGGTCGGGGTCGCCGCGCCAGTCGGTGAAGAACAGGTGGTCGCCCTCGCCCAGCGCCTCCACCTCGTCGACCAGCCGGTCGAAGTACGCGGCGCCGTGAATCAAAGGCTCGGCCAGGTTTCCCGTGGTCCAAACGGGTATGCCAGAGGCCGGGTTGGCGCGTTCCTCAGCGGTGAGAAACCAGTCCTGCGACGGCACCGTCCAGCCCTCCTGGAGGTCGGCAACGTCCTCACCGTAGGACCCCCGACTCGGGTCCGCACGCCAGGCCCGCAGACCGGTGACCTGGCCAACGTCAACGCCAGCGACGCGACAACAGCCGAGGAGGCCAGACCATGCCCCGCGACACGACGAACCCCGTAACCGAGAACCGCGAGCCGGCGGTGGAGAGCGAACGGGGTGCGCTGGTAGCGGTGTTGCTGATGGTGATCCTGGGCGTCGCCGGGATCTTCGCGGTCTCCTGAGGCGGTGCCGGCGCTCCCGGGACGAACCGGAAGCGCCGGCGTCCTGCTCAGGGCCGTGCGCCCTGGCCGTCGGTGTGCGGCAGCCGTTCGGCGGGGATCACGCCGAGGCGGCCGGCCTGGAAGTCCTCGAACGCCTGGAGCAACTCGTCGCGGGTGTTCATCACGAACGGGCCGTACTGTGCCACCGGCTCCCGGATGGGCTGCCCACCCATGATGTAGAGGTCCAGCGCGGGGGTCCTGCTGTCCTGCGTGGTGTCGGCGGCGAACCGCAGCGCGTCGCCCGGACCGTGCACCGCGAGTTGGCCGGTACGCACCGGCCGGCGCTCGGTCCCGACGGTGCCGCGACCGCCCAGCACGTACACCAGGGCGTTGAACTCGGGCCGCCAGGGCAGGTCGACCTGGGCCCCCGGCTGCACGGTGACGTGGGTGATGGTGATCGGGGTGAAGGTCGAGCCCGGGCCGCGGTGCCCGGCGACCTCGCCGGCGATGACCCGGATGAGCGCGCCGCCGTCGGGGGTGCTGAGCAGCGCCGACTCCCGACCCCGGATGTCCTGGTAGCGGGGCGGGTTCATCTTGGCCGACCGGGGCAGGTTGACCCAGAGCTGGGTGCCGTGGAAGAGCCCGCCGCTGACCACCAGGTGCTCCGGCGGCGCCTCGATGTGCAGCAGGCCGCTGCCCGCCGTCATCCACTGGGTGTCGCCGTCGGTGATGGTGCCGCCGCCGCCCTGCGAGTCTTGGTGGTCGAAGACGCCGTCGATGATGTACGTGACCGTCTCGAAGCCCCGGTGCGGATGCCACGGGGTGCCCTTCGGCTCGCCCGGCGCGTAGTCGACCTCGCCCATCTGGTCGAGGTGGATGAACGGGTCCAGGTCGGCGGTCGACACCCCGGCGAAGGCGCGCCGGACCGGGAAGCCCTCGCCCTCGAAGCCGCTCGGCGCCGTGGTCACGCTGCGAACCCTGCGGAACGCGGTGGTCTCGTCGAGGCGGGGGAGGCGGGGTAGGACGAGAACGTTGTCGACGGTGATCGCGGGCATCGGAGGCTCCTAGTTCGTGGTGTGGGTGCTCGTGGTGGCCCGGGACGCCCGCAGGCGTTCACCGAGCCGGTCGAAGACCCGGGTGAGGCAGGCGACCTCGGCGTCGTCGAGGTCGTCCATCAGGTGGGTGCGCACCGACGCCAGGTGGTGGGGTGCGGCTTCCCGCAGGACGAGCAGGCCGGCGGCGGTGAGCACCGCCTCGCTGCCGCGCCGGTCGTCCGGGCACGGCTCCTTGCTGACCAGGCCCCGGCGCTGCATGGAGGAGACCTGGTAGGTGAGCCGGCTGGGCGAGAAGATCAGCCGGTTGGCCAGCTCGCCCATCCGCAGACGTTGACCGGGCGCCTCGGAGAGCAGGACGAGCACGTGGTAGTCGGCGAAGCTGAGGTCGCTGGCGGCCCGCAGGTCCTCTTCCAACTGGGTGTAGAGCCGCTGGCTGGCCTCGATGTAGGCCCGCCAGGCGGCCTCCCGCGTGCTGCCCAGGCTCTCGGTCATGCCCACGACGATAGCACTATTTCAAAATTTAACTAGTTTGCCGGAGCGTGGCCTGGCTCACTAATATGCCGGCTTCCTAGCTGGGTATTCCAGCTTTGAAAGAAACATTCCGGCGGTGGTGCGCCGGCCGGTGTGTCAGACTCCGGCCTCGTGGAACACGTGCACCTCACCGTCGACGACCTGCTGCTGCGTCCCTGGCACGACGAGGATGCTCCGGCGGTACGCGACGCTCTCCGGGACCCGGCCATTGCCCAGTGGAACCCGCAG
It contains:
- a CDS encoding SigB/SigF/SigG family RNA polymerase sigma factor, which produces MTAPTITEQSGTAVKASTKLDPRALTDSAADLLNAMAALPANHPSRAALRDRAIEAWLPLANHLAHRYSGRGEPNDDLAQTAAIGLIKAIDKFDPTRGVDFAGYAIPTIIGELKRHFRDRTWDIRVPRRLQELRLAISDANSSLLQTLGRSPTVADIAAHLKLTEEEVLEGLEGARAYNAVSLSTPTGDGERATELGDMLGGEDTEFELAELRVALGPALATLDEREQKILTLRFYGNLTQSQIAEQIGVSQMHVSRLLTRALTKLRGQLDGTY
- a CDS encoding phospholipase D-like domain-containing protein translates to MPSQDWFLTAEERANPASGIPVWTTGNLAEPLIHGAAYFDRLVDEVEALGEGDHLFFTDWRGDPDQRLRPDGPTVAQLFARAAQRGVVVKGLIWRSHLDVLAYSEAENRDLSEAISAAGGEVLLDQRVRRGGSHHQKLVVLRHPGAPERDVAFAGGIDLCHSRRDDAEHHGDPQPVQMSARYGPNPPWHDVQLAVRGPVVGALDTLFRERWTDPMPLDSENPMAYLRDRLRGSDLRPDPLPAQPADPPPCGPHQIQVLRTYPAVRPRYPFAPNGERTVARGYTKAVRRARRLIYLEDQYLWSAEVADLFAHALRDNPDLHLVAVVPRHPDVDGRLALPPNMVGREQALSLCERAAPDRVHVFDVENHAGGPVYVHAKVCVVDDVWASVGSDNFNRRSWTHDSELSCAVLDDTRDQRAPADPAGQGDGARVFARDLRLRLWREHLDRDPDGGDDADLLDPADAVAAITAAADALQRWYDDGQVGERPPGRLRPHRPDRLPWYTRSWALPVYRLVYDPDGRPLRARLAGTW
- a CDS encoding pirin family protein, which produces MPAITVDNVLVLPRLPRLDETTAFRRVRSVTTAPSGFEGEGFPVRRAFAGVSTADLDPFIHLDQMGEVDYAPGEPKGTPWHPHRGFETVTYIIDGVFDHQDSQGGGGTITDGDTQWMTAGSGLLHIEAPPEHLVVSGGLFHGTQLWVNLPRSAKMNPPRYQDIRGRESALLSTPDGGALIRVIAGEVAGHRGPGSTFTPITITHVTVQPGAQVDLPWRPEFNALVYVLGGRGTVGTERRPVRTGQLAVHGPGDALRFAADTTQDSRTPALDLYIMGGQPIREPVAQYGPFVMNTRDELLQAFEDFQAGRLGVIPAERLPHTDGQGARP
- a CDS encoding MarR family transcriptional regulator, with product MTESLGSTREAAWRAYIEASQRLYTQLEEDLRAASDLSFADYHVLVLLSEAPGQRLRMGELANRLIFSPSRLTYQVSSMQRRGLVSKEPCPDDRRGSEAVLTAAGLLVLREAAPHHLASVRTHLMDDLDDAEVACLTRVFDRLGERLRASRATTSTHTTN